Genomic segment of Helicobacter enhydrae:
ACTATCGCTTTTGAGGCGATCTTGGAGCAAAAACACTCCTTGCAATTTTCCATTGAGAGCAAAGCCAAAAAAACTTCCACTCCAAGATTGATCCCCCTCTACTATCACGCCTTTTTCCTTCAAAAACTCTTCACTCCCACCACACATCACATCATCCCCCACCCTAGCTTCAATCCCGCGACACTCAAGCACTTTGAAATCCCTGACGACATAATCCCCTTGTGCTTTGGGCAAATATTCCAAGACACCTTGAGCAATAGGGTGCGTGCTACATTCTAGAAACGCCCTAAGTTGTGCCACATCATAATCCCCCAAACGCTTTTCATCAATCACCTGTGGCTCCCCTTGAGTGAGGGTGCCTGTTTTGTCAAAACACACATAATCTATGCGACTCAAAGTCTCCAAAAATCGACTTTGCTTGAAAAGTATCCCCTCTTGGTATGCACGCCCCAACCCTACGATGCTAGAGATTGGCGTCGCAAGAGCCAAAGCACAAGGACAAGCGATGATAATCACACTCACTGCCACACTCAAAGCTCGTGAATCCCCCCCATAAAGATACACACCCAAAGTCATCAGTGCAAGTGCCAACACCCCTTTGGAAAACTTTGAAGAAAGCGTGTTTGCAAGATTCTCAATCTGTGGCTTATGCTTGAGAGAATCCTCCATCAAAACAATCAAATGATTCAAAGCACTCTCTTCAAAACTTTTCCTCGCTTCATAGATAAAATTTTCAAATAGATTCACACTTCCAGACAAAATACAATCGCCTGATTGTTTGCTTGTAGGCTCTGCCTCTCCACTCAATGCCCTCTCATCAAGCAAAGCATTTGAAGAGACAAGCACCCCATCAAGTGCGATTTTTTCCCCCGCAAACACTTCAATCAACTCTCCAACTTCTACATTTTGTGGCAACACCTGCACCCTCTCACCCCCCCTAATCACCCTCACACTTTGAGGAATCTGTGCATACAAAAGCTCCAAAACCTCCCCTGCACTATTACGCCCACTCACTTCCAAAAACTTACCAACAAGCACAAAAGTCAAAATCATACTCACCGATTCAAAATAAGTTTCCCCCCCAACAAAAAAGGCATAGATAGAATAAACATAAGTCAAAAAAGCACCGCTAAACACCAAGGTATCCATTCCCACCATCCCACGCTTGAGTGCAGTGTAAGCGTTTTGGTAGAAAATACTCCCACTATAAAACAAAACAGGTGAAGCAAGTATCCACGAAGCAATGCCTAGCAACTCCCTAACCCCCTCTTGCATTCCTTGAAAATACCCTGCATATTGGGCGACTGCGATCCACATCACATTCATTGTGCAAAACACAGCCACAATGAGCTTGATGTAATATTCTCTTTTTTGCTGCTTCTCTTTTGCCTCACTCAAATGCCCCACACTCACATCATAGCCCAAGTCATAAATTGTTTGCACGATCGTGGAGAGTTTGGTTTTTTGTGGATTCCATTTGATTTTGGCACGATGATTGGTGTAATGGATTTGTATGTCTTCCACCCCTTGCATTTGAGCGATGACATTTTCGATCAGCCACACACACGCAGAACAATGGATATGTCCGATGACAAACTCCACCTGCTCTCCCCCACCCTCAAGCTTTTTGACATAATGCTGCACAAATGCCTCATTGTCATAATAAGCACTTTCTAATTGTGGGATTTTTTGTATTGGTGTGAGTGTCTTGATTTTGGAATAAAACCCTTCGATATGGTATTCCTTCAGGAGAAAAAAAGCATTTTTGCAACCATTGCAGCAGAAGAAAAACTTCTCTTCTGCCTCATCGACTTCTATCAAAGCCTCTTTGGGAAATATATTTTGACAATGATTGCAAGGAATCAAATCACCGCTTTCAAACAAATCTCAAGTTATCTTTTGATAGTATGCACAAGAGGCACACTCTCGATCCCAACGCCTGTGACATCTGCAGTGTTTTTTTCCACTTGCTTTGTGCTAATCATTGATTCGCGTTTTGAGGGTTTGAAATTAGGATCATAGATCTCTTTCATGATTTTGATTTTTTCTTGCGTGTTTTTCACGCCAATCAATTTCTCATAAATCAAACTTGCCTTGATCGCAGATTCGTTGCCCAAAAATGAGACAAGTAGTATTTTCACATCACCAGTTTTAAGTCGCTCTTCCACTTCGCCTAGCTCTTTGCGGCAACTTGGGCATCTAGGATCTGATACGATATAGGTGGTTTGCGTCTTGTTTTTGCTATCAGATGTCAAAGTGATATAGCGACTTGATTTAAGAGTGCTAAAAAATTTATCCAACACTTTGGGGTCAGGTTTTTTGGCTGGTGGCATTGTCTGTTGATAGAGCTCACTCAACAATGCCAAATCTTTTGGATTTTCAGAGATAAACACATTGCTCAACCCCACAATCACAGCACCATCAGCCGTTGCCAAAACAAGCATTTTCTCTTTGTCAGCCTTGCTTTCAAGCATTACGATTTTAAGATCTTTGCTTCCTGCTAGATCATACACCTTGCTCACTTCCAATTGCGTATTTGTTTTGTCTTTGATGAGTTTGGCGATTTGAGTTTTCAAATCCGCACCACTAGCAAATACAAACAATGCGATCAGACACCATATCTTTTTCATTTTGCTTCCTTATATTTTACTTCGCTTATAGTGATTGCTCAATCAAGGCATTTAGCTTGGAGCAAAACTCCTTTGCTTCGCCCAATGCTCCACTCTCTAGTAGCTTTGCATTACCATAAAGCAAAGCAATCATATCTTTTTTCTTTTGCAAATCATTTAACGCTTTGAGTTTTTGGATAATCGGATGTTGCGTGTTGATCTCTAGCACCTTGTCTTGAGGCACTTTCTGCCCCATTTGTGCCATAAGGTTTGCCATCATTGGATTGTTGGCTGTTGAAAGCACGCATAGAGGAGAGGTTAGGTTGTGTGTCAATCTCACCTCAGAAAGAGAATCAGTGATACATTCTTTGAAAGTCGCAATCAATGCTTCAAACTCTTTTTTCTCCTCTTCACCAATCTCCTCTCCGAGTTCCTCAAGTGCCTCCTTACTTGTGATGTCTTTCAAGCTTACGCTATCAAACTCACCAGCATTAGGCATTACAAAGCCATCAATCTCATCGGCAAACAAAAGCACATCAAAGCCCTTTTGTGTGTATTTCTCAAGAGTTGGAGAGTTTTTGAGCACTTCTAGATTCTCACCCATTAGATAGTAAATGCTCTTTTGCCCCTCTTTCATTGCGTTTTTATAATCTTTGAGAGAGATGAGTTTGCCCTGCGTATGAGAATAAAATCTTAGCAAACTAAGGATCTTTTCTTTGTTTTCAAAATCCCCATAAAGCCCCTCTTTGAGCACATTGCCAAATTGAGCATAAAACTCTTGATATTTTTCTTCCTCTTTGCTGATTTTTTCAATTTCAGCCAAGATTTTTTTGGTTGAAGCAGATTTAATCGTAGAGAGAATCTTGTTTTGTTGGATAATCTCACGGCTAACATTCAAAGGCAAATCCTCTGTATCCACAATCCCTTTGACAAATCGCAAATAAGAGGGGAGTAACTCTTTGTCATCATCTGTGATAAACACACGCTTCACATAAAGCTTCACGCCAGATTTATAATCCACACGATACAAATCAAAAGGGGCTTTGCTAGGGATATAAAAAAGCGTTGTGTATTCTAGATTGCCCTCTACTTTTGTATGAATCCACGCCAATGGTTCAGCCTGATCATAAGAGAGAGATTTGTAAAACTCCTTATAATCCTCATCTTTTAGCTCACTTTTTGCTACTTTCCATAGTGCTTTGGCAGAATTAACCTGCTCATTTTTCTCTTCAATGATCTCTTCTTTTTTGCCATCTTTTTCTTCAGTTTTTTTCTCTGTGTATTCCAAGAAAATCGGAAAAGCAATGTGATCAGAATATTTGTCAATGATACTTTTAAGCTCCCAGCGACTTGCAAAATGCTTCTCGCCCTCTTTGAGATAGAGCGTGATTTGTGTCCCATAGTCTGCTTTGATACATTGTGTGATTTCAAACTCACCTTTGCCATCACTCACCCACGCATACGCTTGATCTTCTCCAGCTTTTTTGGTTTGCACCACAATCTTATCTGCCACCATAAACGCCGCATAAAACCCCACACCAAACTGCCCAATCAATGCAGAATCTTTCTGCTTATCCCCACTAAGTGATTGCAAAAAGCTTTTTGTGCCAGATTTGGCAATCGTTCCAAGATGATTTTTCAAATCCTCCTCATTCATACCAATCCCATTATCTGTGATTGTGATACTTTTATCCTCCTCAAAAGTGATACTGATTTTTGGAGAAAACTCTAAGCTTTTGTATTTTTCATCAGTGAGAGTGAGGTAGTTGAGTTTATCAAGTGCATCACTTGCATTGCTCACCAATTCTCTCAAAAAAATCTCTTTGTTGGAATAAAGAGAGTGAATCATCAAATCCAAAAGTTGTGAAATCTCTGTTTGAAAAGTATGCTTTGCCATTTCTTAATTTTCCTTAACCTTAAATTTTAATGTAAATTATAACAAATCAAATCAAGGTAATGATAAAATTTGGGGCATAGCATCAAATCACAAGGCGTTCGTTATGATTAAATTTTTAGATTTACAATCCCAATACCAATCTATCAAAGAGGAAATCCATCAAGCGATCGATATGGTGTTACAAAAGGGTGCATTTGTAGGTGGGGAATATTTGGAAAAGTTTCAAGCAGAGTTTGCCCATGCGGTAGGCTCTCAATACGCCCTTGGTGTCGCCAACGGAACAGACGCAATCGAAATCGCCCTCAAAGCTCTCTCTCTCAAACCCAAAAGCGAAGTGATTTTACCAGCCAACACATTTGTCGGATCTCTTGAGGGGATTGTCAATGCAGGACTCACGCCTGTTTTGGTGGATTGTGATGAGGATTATTGTATCAGCCCCCAAGCGATTCAAAAAGCCATCACCCCCAACACTTCTAGCATTATGGCGGTGCATCTCTATGGGAGAATCTGCGATATGCAAAGCATTCTCACCATAGCCCAAAACCACAATCTCAAAGTCATCGAGGATTGTGCCCAAAGCTTTGGAGCAGAAATCTCTGTGTTTGGGACGAGCAAAAAAGCAGGAAACATCGGTGATGTGGGTTGTTTCAGCTTCTATCCGGGCAAAAATCTAGGAGCTTATGGCGATGGAGGGGCTATCACTTGCAACGATGCAGAAACCTACAAAATCGCCTCAAGTCTTGCCAATCACGGAAGAAGTGAGAGCAATCGTTATGAACATATTTATCTAGGCAGAAATTCAAGATTAGATGGAATCCAAAGTGCGATTTTGAGTGTGAAGCTCAAATATATCCACCAATGGAATGAGATTCGCAGAGATAACGCACAACTTTATGCACAATATCTCAAAGATTGTTCCAATCTTCTCACCCCCATCATAGATGAAAGAAATCGTAGCGTATGGCATCTGTATGTTGTTGCCCTAGATGACCCATCAAAACGCCAACACATCATGCAAGCTTTAGCCAATCAGCAGATTCAAACCGCAATCCACTACCCCATCCCTCTATCCAAACTCAAGCTCAATACCCAAACCCCCATTCTCGCTAGAAGTCTCCCAAATGCCCATAAATTTTGCGATAGGATCTTCTCTATTCCTATGGGTGAGCATATTGGAGAAAAAGAGATTGTAGAAATTGCAAAAAGTTTAAAAAGCCTTGAGAATGTCTGATTTTTTTTGATAGAATTGTCCGATTTTTATCTTCAACTTAAGGACGATGTTATGTTTAGAAGTGTTGTTTGGAAGTCGATGATTTTTATTGGCTCATTAAGCTTAGTTGGTTTTATCCTACTCTCTTTCATCTCTTACAGAGAGGCACGCGAAGGGATTACAGACATCATTCAAGATGTTCAAAAAAATCAAGTGCGTAACAATAAAACTTTTATTGTGAATCAAGTCGATACAATCAAAACAAACTTGACCAAATTCACAAAAGAACTCGATCTTGTCAAAATGCAAGATCACGCACTATTGGGAAAAATGCTTGCGAGCTTCTTGGATGCGAGTGATCTTATCTCTGTTTATATTGGTTTTGCCAACAATGGGCATGTTTTGGTTGCCGACGCACTCCAAAGGGAACCCTATGTGATGACAATGGAAACCCACAAATACGATGCTAGACAAAGACATTGGTATAAAAACGCAATGCGGACAAAGACTTGGAGCTTGAGCGATGCTTATTATGACACACAGACAAAAGAGCTAGTTGTCACAATTTCCATACCTTTGATTGTTGATGGCAGGATTGTTGGTGTGATTGGTGGAGATCTTCCATTGCAAAACATCCGCGAAGAATTATCAATGGACAAAGTTTCACCAAACTCTTATGATTTTCTAATCGATAATCGCAATATGCTTATTGTGTATCCCAACTCTTCATTGTTGCTCAAGAAAAATCCAACACTTGATACTTTTATCAACACATTCAAACAAGCTGGGGATGAGAAACCATTCTTCTACAACATCAATGAGCGTCTCAGTTTGACAAAGATGTGTTCTTCTATCAAAGAATTTGGCTGGACTATCTGTTCTGCAGTTGCCAATGGAGACTATGCAAAACGCCTTAATTCTATTTTGTTCCAACAAGTAGTGACTACAAGCATTTTGATACTCATCACTTGTGCCGTTCTATTCATATTGATTCGCAAACTTTTAAGCCCAATCAAATCTATCCAAAATGGTCTGCTTGGATTTTTCTCATTCCTCAATGGAAAATCCAAAAAAACAGAACCTATCAACATCACTTCGCAAGATGAGTTTGGCGTAATGGCACAAATTGTCAATGAAAACATCCAAAGCATTGAGGCTCAAATCATCTCCGATCAAACACTCATCACAGAAGCCAAAGATGCAACAAATGAAGTGCAAAAAGGAAACTTCAATGTGATCATTCAAGGTTCTACAACCAATGCGTCACTAGAGGAATTCAAAAATAGTGTCAATTCGATGATTCTCACTATCAAAGAACACTTTATCCACATCAACAAAGCTTTGGAGAATTACACAGCCTACAATTACACAGACAAACTTTCCCTCAACGGCATTCAAGTCCATAGTGCATTGGATACATTAATGCAAAACATCAATATGTTGCGTGATTCTCTAGCCTCAATGCTTAGTAGCTCACTCCAACAAGGCAAAGAGCTACAAAGCAAGTCTCTCACACTCAAAGAATCAGTGCAAACTCTCTTTGATGGAAGCTCCAAACAATCCACTTCACTTCAAGAAAGTGCCAACACAATTCGCAAAATCAATGAAGCGATGGGAATGGTCAATTCCAAAACTCAAGAAGTAACCAAATACTCTACAGACATTAAAGATGTTATCA
This window contains:
- a CDS encoding heavy metal translocating P-type ATPase — translated: MIPCNHCQNIFPKEALIEVDEAEEKFFFCCNGCKNAFFLLKEYHIEGFYSKIKTLTPIQKIPQLESAYYDNEAFVQHYVKKLEGGGEQVEFVIGHIHCSACVWLIENVIAQMQGVEDIQIHYTNHRAKIKWNPQKTKLSTIVQTIYDLGYDVSVGHLSEAKEKQQKREYYIKLIVAVFCTMNVMWIAVAQYAGYFQGMQEGVRELLGIASWILASPVLFYSGSIFYQNAYTALKRGMVGMDTLVFSGAFLTYVYSIYAFFVGGETYFESVSMILTFVLVGKFLEVSGRNSAGEVLELLYAQIPQSVRVIRGGERVQVLPQNVEVGELIEVFAGEKIALDGVLVSSNALLDERALSGEAEPTSKQSGDCILSGSVNLFENFIYEARKSFEESALNHLIVLMEDSLKHKPQIENLANTLSSKFSKGVLALALMTLGVYLYGGDSRALSVAVSVIIIACPCALALATPISSIVGLGRAYQEGILFKQSRFLETLSRIDYVCFDKTGTLTQGEPQVIDEKRLGDYDVAQLRAFLECSTHPIAQGVLEYLPKAQGDYVVRDFKVLECRGIEARVGDDVMCGGSEEFLKEKGVIVEGDQSWSGSFFGFALNGKLQGVFLLQDRLKSDSLALIEGLKKMGIGMCILSGDRESSVKEVAEELGIQTYFSQHSPTQKLEVVQSLRQEGKKIAMIGDGINDILALTQSEVGMSIVDKSDLALHSSDIVLLEDKMSLVLGAFVIARQTFKNIKQNIAFSVLYNCITIPLAMMGYVLPIVAALSMSMSSLVVVGNALRLKKITIYPKGEK
- the htpG gene encoding molecular chaperone HtpG; the encoded protein is MAKHTFQTEISQLLDLMIHSLYSNKEIFLRELVSNASDALDKLNYLTLTDEKYKSLEFSPKISITFEEDKSITITDNGIGMNEEDLKNHLGTIAKSGTKSFLQSLSGDKQKDSALIGQFGVGFYAAFMVADKIVVQTKKAGEDQAYAWVSDGKGEFEITQCIKADYGTQITLYLKEGEKHFASRWELKSIIDKYSDHIAFPIFLEYTEKKTEEKDGKKEEIIEEKNEQVNSAKALWKVAKSELKDEDYKEFYKSLSYDQAEPLAWIHTKVEGNLEYTTLFYIPSKAPFDLYRVDYKSGVKLYVKRVFITDDDKELLPSYLRFVKGIVDTEDLPLNVSREIIQQNKILSTIKSASTKKILAEIEKISKEEEKYQEFYAQFGNVLKEGLYGDFENKEKILSLLRFYSHTQGKLISLKDYKNAMKEGQKSIYYLMGENLEVLKNSPTLEKYTQKGFDVLLFADEIDGFVMPNAGEFDSVSLKDITSKEALEELGEEIGEEEKKEFEALIATFKECITDSLSEVRLTHNLTSPLCVLSTANNPMMANLMAQMGQKVPQDKVLEINTQHPIIQKLKALNDLQKKKDMIALLYGNAKLLESGALGEAKEFCSKLNALIEQSL
- a CDS encoding DegT/DnrJ/EryC1/StrS family aminotransferase, encoding MIKFLDLQSQYQSIKEEIHQAIDMVLQKGAFVGGEYLEKFQAEFAHAVGSQYALGVANGTDAIEIALKALSLKPKSEVILPANTFVGSLEGIVNAGLTPVLVDCDEDYCISPQAIQKAITPNTSSIMAVHLYGRICDMQSILTIAQNHNLKVIEDCAQSFGAEISVFGTSKKAGNIGDVGCFSFYPGKNLGAYGDGGAITCNDAETYKIASSLANHGRSESNRYEHIYLGRNSRLDGIQSAILSVKLKYIHQWNEIRRDNAQLYAQYLKDCSNLLTPIIDERNRSVWHLYVVALDDPSKRQHIMQALANQQIQTAIHYPIPLSKLKLNTQTPILARSLPNAHKFCDRIFSIPMGEHIGEKEIVEIAKSLKSLENV
- a CDS encoding methyl-accepting chemotaxis protein, giving the protein MFRSVVWKSMIFIGSLSLVGFILLSFISYREAREGITDIIQDVQKNQVRNNKTFIVNQVDTIKTNLTKFTKELDLVKMQDHALLGKMLASFLDASDLISVYIGFANNGHVLVADALQREPYVMTMETHKYDARQRHWYKNAMRTKTWSLSDAYYDTQTKELVVTISIPLIVDGRIVGVIGGDLPLQNIREELSMDKVSPNSYDFLIDNRNMLIVYPNSSLLLKKNPTLDTFINTFKQAGDEKPFFYNINERLSLTKMCSSIKEFGWTICSAVANGDYAKRLNSILFQQVVTTSILILITCAVLFILIRKLLSPIKSIQNGLLGFFSFLNGKSKKTEPINITSQDEFGVMAQIVNENIQSIEAQIISDQTLITEAKDATNEVQKGNFNVIIQGSTTNASLEEFKNSVNSMILTIKEHFIHINKALENYTAYNYTDKLSLNGIQVHSALDTLMQNINMLRDSLASMLSSSLQQGKELQSKSLTLKESVQTLFDGSSKQSTSLQESANTIRKINEAMGMVNSKTQEVTKYSTDIKDVITIISDIAEQTNLLALNAAIEAARAGEHGRGFAVVADEVRKLAERTQKSLSEIEANTNTLVQSIDEMGESIKEQATGISSINEAISELENVTKQNVQIADDTEKIAKEVASMADNIVGEASSKKW